In Tsuneonella amylolytica, one genomic interval encodes:
- a CDS encoding transglutaminase-like domain-containing protein, translating to MPITISTKFDFTLDQPTDVILQFEAATIPEQEIVSCNSVLSNSEHCARVPAHDGIGERVLVRAEGKFEVAYDAVVEVKRLTPDISGLAQLAPHELPEDAFEYLLDSTYCPADRFQSIVEEEFGELQGGARVLAIREWVANHLTYTPGSSTSTTTALDSYVERRGICRDYAHVVITMCRASTIPARYVSCFAPGVTPPDFHALAEVFLADETIEGGGAWYIVDATGMAEPGETVKIGVGRDAADVSFLTSFGASHFGNKTVTVTKSD from the coding sequence ATGCCCATCACCATCTCCACGAAGTTCGACTTCACCCTCGACCAGCCGACCGACGTCATCCTCCAGTTCGAGGCGGCGACCATTCCCGAACAGGAGATCGTCTCCTGCAACAGCGTGCTGTCGAATTCCGAGCATTGCGCCCGCGTCCCCGCCCACGACGGCATCGGGGAACGCGTGCTCGTGCGCGCGGAGGGTAAGTTCGAAGTCGCCTACGACGCGGTGGTCGAGGTGAAGCGCCTCACGCCCGACATCTCCGGCCTTGCCCAGCTCGCCCCGCACGAACTGCCCGAGGACGCGTTCGAATACCTTCTCGACTCCACCTACTGTCCGGCCGACCGATTCCAGTCGATCGTCGAGGAGGAGTTCGGCGAACTGCAGGGCGGCGCGCGCGTGCTGGCGATCCGCGAGTGGGTGGCAAACCACCTCACCTACACCCCCGGCAGCAGCACCAGCACGACGACCGCGCTCGACAGCTATGTCGAGCGGCGCGGGATTTGCCGCGATTACGCCCACGTCGTCATCACGATGTGCCGCGCCTCCACGATCCCCGCGCGCTACGTCTCGTGCTTCGCGCCCGGCGTCACCCCGCCCGATTTCCACGCGCTGGCCGAGGTCTTCCTCGCCGACGAAACGATCGAGGGCGGGGGCGCATGGTACATCGTCGATGCGACCGGAATGGCCGAGCCGGGCGAAACGGTGAAGATCGGCGTGGGCCGCGACGCGGCCGACGTGAGCTTCCTGACCAGCTTCGGCGCATCCCATTTCGGCAACAAGACGGTGACCGTGACGAAGTCCGACTAG
- the kynU gene encoding kynureninase gives MDAAQLDAPQLDATDPLAAFRRRFALPDGTIYLDGNSLGALPAATPARLAEVVGREWGEGLIASWNDAAWVEAPRRIGDKIARIVGAGEGEVVVCDSTSVNIFKALAAAASLRPDRTVLLSETGNFPTDLYMMQGLSALTGVEAKAVAPGDVLDAVDDDTAAVLLTQVHYKTGAMRDMAAVTAAIQAKGAVAIWDLSHSVGAVPLDLEGANADFAVGCGYKFLNGGPGAPAFIYVAKRHQHSALPALSGWFGHTAPFAFRDDYEAAPGIERFLAGTPPVLGLAALEVGVDLMLEADMAGLRAKSLSLATVFREAMEPLCREYGFAWVGPADLAARGSHVAYAHPEGYAIVQALKARRVVGDFRDPDILRFGLTPLYTTHAEVARAVDILADIMAAGAWDRSEYKVRSAVT, from the coding sequence ATGGATGCCGCCCAACTCGATGCCCCCCAACTCGATGCCACCGATCCGCTGGCCGCTTTCCGCCGGCGGTTCGCGCTGCCGGACGGCACGATCTACCTCGACGGCAATTCGCTGGGCGCGCTGCCCGCCGCGACGCCAGCCCGCCTCGCCGAGGTTGTCGGCCGCGAATGGGGCGAAGGTTTGATCGCCAGCTGGAACGACGCCGCCTGGGTCGAGGCGCCGCGCCGTATCGGCGACAAGATCGCCCGGATCGTCGGTGCAGGCGAGGGTGAGGTCGTCGTCTGCGATTCGACCAGCGTGAATATCTTCAAGGCACTCGCCGCGGCCGCCTCGCTCCGGCCGGACCGCACGGTCCTGCTCAGCGAGACGGGCAACTTTCCGACCGACCTCTACATGATGCAAGGGTTATCCGCGCTCACCGGCGTCGAGGCGAAGGCCGTCGCGCCAGGCGACGTGCTGGATGCCGTCGACGACGATACCGCCGCCGTTCTTCTCACGCAGGTGCACTACAAGACCGGCGCGATGCGCGACATGGCCGCGGTCACGGCGGCAATTCAGGCCAAGGGCGCAGTGGCGATCTGGGACCTCAGCCACAGCGTCGGGGCGGTCCCGCTCGATCTCGAAGGTGCGAATGCCGATTTCGCGGTCGGCTGCGGCTACAAGTTCCTGAACGGGGGCCCCGGGGCGCCGGCCTTCATCTATGTGGCGAAGCGTCATCAGCACAGCGCGCTGCCCGCGCTGTCCGGCTGGTTCGGCCATACCGCCCCCTTCGCCTTCCGCGACGACTACGAGGCGGCGCCGGGTATTGAGCGGTTCCTGGCGGGCACCCCGCCGGTCCTCGGTCTGGCCGCGCTGGAAGTCGGCGTCGATCTCATGCTGGAAGCCGACATGGCCGGCCTGCGCGCGAAATCGCTGAGCCTGGCCACGGTATTCCGCGAGGCGATGGAGCCGCTCTGCCGCGAGTATGGGTTCGCATGGGTCGGACCCGCCGATCTCGCAGCGCGCGGCAGCCACGTCGCGTACGCCCATCCCGAGGGCTACGCGATCGTCCAGGCGCTGAAGGCACGCAGGGTCGTCGGCGACTTCCGCGATCCCGACATCCTGCGCTTCGGCCTGACCCCGCTTTATACGACCCACGCCGAGGTCGCCCGCGCGGTGGACATCCTCGCCGACATCATGGCCGCTGGCGCGTGGGACCGGTCCGAATACAAGGTCCGCTCGGCGGTCACCTGA
- a CDS encoding L,D-transpeptidase, whose product MIKYIGGATAAVALAIGGIAYAGGMFEGAAEPVPAIEDAIPVDAAAMASKGGPEAAASTTPAAADAPFTVRRVLPIDGPIKYGDWHWDDAGVPDGPIVMTVDLDARVLSVFKGGYEIGAAAVLVGTDDYPTPLGTFPIMHKQRHNVSEKYDNAPMPWSMFLTSDGVAIHGGSTVENGYASHGCISGPDEFISRIFAVAKPGDKVVITRGATMQMGDKIV is encoded by the coding sequence ATGATCAAGTATATTGGCGGGGCGACTGCTGCGGTGGCGCTTGCCATCGGCGGCATCGCCTACGCCGGCGGGATGTTCGAGGGCGCGGCGGAGCCTGTCCCGGCCATCGAGGATGCGATCCCGGTCGACGCGGCCGCGATGGCTTCGAAAGGCGGCCCCGAGGCCGCCGCCTCGACGACACCCGCAGCCGCCGATGCCCCGTTCACGGTCAGGCGCGTCCTGCCGATCGACGGCCCAATCAAGTACGGCGATTGGCATTGGGACGACGCCGGCGTGCCCGATGGCCCGATCGTGATGACCGTCGACCTCGACGCGCGCGTCCTGTCGGTCTTCAAGGGCGGCTACGAGATCGGCGCCGCGGCCGTCCTGGTCGGAACCGACGACTATCCGACCCCTCTCGGCACCTTCCCGATCATGCACAAACAGCGCCACAACGTCAGCGAGAAATACGACAACGCGCCGATGCCTTGGTCGATGTTCCTCACCAGCGACGGAGTGGCAATCCACGGCGGCAGCACGGTCGAAAACGGTTATGCCAGCCATGGCTGCATCAGCGGACCCGACGAGTTCATCAGCCGGATATTCGCCGTCGCCAAGCCCGGCGACAAGGTCGTGATCACCCGCGGCGCGACCATGCAGATGGGCGACAAGATCGTCTGA
- the tilS gene encoding tRNA lysidine(34) synthetase TilS: MELPPEAVERFRADLDRLQPDLEGDDRFGVAVSGGPDSLALLLLAHAALPGRVVAATVDHGLRPESSNEASFVANLCRSLGIDHETLRVEVGRGNLQDRARAARYAALLRSFGMRRAGVFATAHHADDQAETVLMRLARGSGLEGLSGVRARRVIVSDDPLCEYLLLRPLLGWRKSELAAIVEGAGIEPVRDPSNDDDRFDRVRVRRMLDALPDLDPVAIARSAEWLQDAGEVVADQVATVLSLHVHQDGKAVWFYAGWPRIVEVEVVVDILRRFGSEVSRTAAARLVLQMRSVRHATLGGVRVRRALHRKHANTQVDAWLFEREGPRRSG; the protein is encoded by the coding sequence GTGGAACTGCCGCCCGAAGCCGTAGAGCGTTTCCGCGCGGACCTCGATCGGCTGCAACCCGATCTCGAGGGTGACGATCGGTTCGGGGTCGCCGTTTCGGGCGGGCCCGACAGTCTCGCCTTGCTCCTTCTTGCGCATGCCGCCCTGCCTGGACGGGTGGTCGCGGCGACGGTCGATCACGGCCTGCGCCCCGAAAGCTCGAACGAGGCGTCTTTCGTCGCGAACCTGTGCCGCTCGCTCGGCATCGATCACGAAACGCTGCGGGTGGAGGTAGGCAGGGGCAACCTGCAGGATCGCGCGCGGGCGGCGCGCTACGCAGCTCTCTTGCGATCTTTCGGCATGCGCCGGGCCGGGGTGTTCGCTACCGCCCACCATGCTGACGACCAGGCCGAGACGGTTCTCATGCGGCTTGCTCGCGGTAGCGGGCTCGAGGGCCTCTCGGGGGTACGCGCACGCCGGGTCATCGTAAGCGACGATCCCTTGTGCGAATATCTCCTCCTCCGCCCGCTGCTCGGCTGGCGGAAAAGCGAACTGGCGGCCATCGTGGAGGGTGCCGGGATCGAGCCGGTGCGCGATCCGTCGAACGACGACGATCGCTTCGATCGCGTCAGGGTGCGCCGCATGCTCGATGCGTTGCCCGACCTCGATCCGGTTGCCATCGCGCGCAGCGCCGAGTGGTTGCAGGACGCCGGCGAAGTCGTCGCCGACCAGGTCGCGACCGTCCTGTCGCTTCACGTCCATCAGGATGGCAAGGCCGTGTGGTTCTACGCGGGCTGGCCACGGATCGTGGAAGTGGAGGTGGTCGTCGACATCCTGCGCAGGTTCGGCAGCGAAGTTTCGCGCACGGCCGCGGCCCGGCTGGTGCTGCAGATGCGGAGCGTACGTCACGCGACGCTGGGCGGCGTGCGCGTGCGCCGGGCGTTGCATCGGAAACACGCCAATACGCAGGTCGACGCGTGGCTGTTCGAGCGCGAGGGCCCCCGCCGAAGCGGCTAG
- a CDS encoding tol-pal system YbgF family protein, which yields MGMNFTRAAFASLALAGLAVPAAASAQDTTTEARLRKAEAEIRALQRQVFPGGDGRYFEPQITAQQQQGGTTNAPSTTAVTDILARLDAMESQIARLTSQTEENTNAIAQLGTRLGALEVTSSAAASAAQATPAPISAATPTPAASRPSPTPAPAASRPAGPTAERLAAVQAIAKPKTDNAGDDEYSYGFRLWEAGFFPEAQQQLTMFVEKYPRHERISYGRNLLGRAYLDDGKAKDAAPWFLKNYQTDKQGARAPDSLLYLAEAMMAQKDTKRACIALAEFGETYPAVASGRLKSQYEGDRAKVKCT from the coding sequence ATGGGGATGAATTTCACGCGCGCCGCCTTCGCTTCGCTCGCGCTGGCCGGGCTCGCAGTGCCGGCCGCGGCTTCGGCGCAGGATACCACCACCGAGGCTCGGCTTCGCAAGGCCGAGGCCGAGATCCGCGCGCTCCAGCGACAGGTCTTCCCGGGCGGCGACGGCCGCTATTTCGAGCCGCAGATCACCGCGCAGCAGCAGCAGGGCGGCACGACCAATGCGCCGTCGACGACCGCGGTGACCGACATCCTCGCTCGGCTCGACGCGATGGAATCGCAGATCGCGCGCCTCACTTCGCAAACCGAGGAGAACACCAACGCGATCGCCCAGCTCGGCACGCGCCTGGGTGCGCTCGAGGTAACCAGCAGTGCAGCGGCGAGCGCGGCCCAGGCAACTCCGGCGCCGATCTCGGCGGCGACGCCTACACCCGCCGCTTCGCGACCGTCCCCGACGCCCGCTCCGGCAGCCTCCCGTCCGGCCGGTCCGACCGCTGAACGGCTCGCCGCGGTACAGGCGATCGCCAAACCGAAGACCGACAACGCCGGCGACGACGAGTACAGCTATGGTTTCCGCCTGTGGGAGGCGGGCTTCTTCCCCGAGGCGCAGCAGCAGCTGACGATGTTCGTCGAGAAATATCCGCGTCACGAGCGGATCAGCTACGGCCGCAACCTCCTCGGCCGGGCCTATCTCGACGACGGCAAGGCCAAGGACGCCGCGCCGTGGTTCCTCAAGAACTACCAGACCGACAAGCAGGGCGCCCGCGCCCCCGACAGCCTGCTCTATCTCGCCGAAGCGATGATGGCGCAGAAGGACACCAAGCGTGCCTGCATCGCCCTTGCGGAATTCGGCGAGACCTATCCCGCGGTGGCCAGCGGCCGGCTCAAGAGCCAGTACGAAGGCGACCGGGCGAAAGTGAAGTGCACCTGA